The following is a genomic window from Xenopus laevis strain J_2021 chromosome 2L, Xenopus_laevis_v10.1, whole genome shotgun sequence.
taaatgtaagtcccggtaaagccacatgcggattggttgggagaagtttgaacctcccctctactttaaccaatcaccatgcgggtttaccgggacttacatttcactggcgaatcagagcacaggaaactgaagataccgggatctgaactccctggcagtttttttttcttttaacttgtgggggccctgaccaattgtttatttatttttttttaaatgtatgggggccctggctgatagttttttttaaatgtgtggggggcctttgctattttttttttaaatgtgtgttttttttaaatgtatgggggccctggctgatagttttttttaaatgtgtggggggcctttactatttttttttttatttttttttaaatgtgtgttttttttaaatgtatgggggccctggctaatagttttttttaaatgtgtggggggcctttgctatttttttttttaaatgtgtgggggccccggctaattgtttttttttaaatgtgtgggggccctttgctagttttttttaaagatgcgtgggggccctggctaattgttgttttttaaaaaaaagtgtggtggccgtggctaatttttttttttttaaatgtgtgggggccctggctcattgtttatctttaaaatgtgtgggggcctggctcattgtttattttttaaatgtgtggggccctttgcaagtttttttttaaagatgtgtgggggccctggctaattgttgttttttaaaaaaaagtgtggtggccctggctaattttttttatttttttttttaaatgtgtgggggccctggctcattgtttatttttaaaatgtgtgggggcctggctaattgttttttttaaatgtgtgggggccctggctcattgtttattttttaaatgtgtggggccctggctaattgttttttttttaatgtgtgggggccctttgctagtttttttaaagatgtgtgggggccctggctaattgttgtttatttaaaaaaagtgtggtggccctggctatttttttttttttaaatgtgtgggggccctggctcattgtttatttttaaaatgtgtgggggcctggctaattgtttttttttttaatgtgtggaggccctggctcattgtttattttttaaatgtgtgggggccctggccacaaatgttttttttctttaaccaccacctgacaccaaaacttgtaggaggggcctgggcaccaaagttatttttttaacttgtaggggggcacttaatgttttaatgcctgtgtcttgtgtggccttcatacttaGGGAAGGGgggcgaggggggcccagaaaattttgttgtgcggggccccgtgatttctgatggcagccctgggcagaagaggcagctgcctaaggCACAATaattggggggtgctgggcagctacctcttctgcctaaccctagccTGGACCACGCTCCTCTACCAGCACATATGCATGAACGAGCATCACAGTGCATGTGTGCATGGATGAGAGCGCTTCACCGCAGACGTCAGAGCACTTCATCATGCATGTGCCCGAGAGTTTCACTGTGCATGCCTGCGCAATCTACAGTGGAAGGAGGGGGGCgagctggccggctgggttgcctagagcACCAGGCTGGCTTGGCCCATCGCTGAGTAACTCACTGCAAAGTGAGTCACCTATATGTCTCAACGCAGTTCCTAATGATCATACAGAGTGTGGCTCCCACTCCCCCTCTACTTAAAAGCCACATCTCATAGCATAGTTATTGATAACCCATGGGTTGAAACCCAAATTTGTATCCCATTAGTTCAGGGTTGGTCTCTGTTAACCACTTTAATACAGGGAAATGTCCCTTCACAGTGTTCCATGTAGTCATTTTAACCAACATGACTGCCCATTTGCTACCCTAGGCCAGTGCCTTTCTATGTATTcttattttgttacaattttaaGTCACTTCCTTTACCCTTCTAAATATGCTACATCGAGTTATTCATCACTACAcactttaaagggctggttcacctttaagttaacttttagtatgttacagaatgtctaattctaatggtattcttttttttttttttttttttacaatctttgaattatttgcctttttctgactttttccagctttcaaatgcagtTCACTGacctcaattaaaaaaacaaatgctctgttaggctacaaatttcAATTTCAGTACAAATGTTCTTCTGAAGTTCCCTCCCTTGTGTTTTTAGAGACCGTTTTATTGGAATAGGCAGAAGAAGAGGAAACCACATCCCTACAAACAAATGATTCTTTCCTGGGTTTTAAGCAGAGCCATGAATGACagaaaatagttgaaaatatCTTACATCTAACAGTGAGTAGGCACTGTCGTTGGCtggttattataataaatgataaatacgTCAACCATAAATAATGACTTAAGAGTGTATTCCCACGTCCTTTTGGCTGATCTTAAATATCTCGCATGTAGCATATCTACACCTAACTGACTGCACACTGACTACTAACACAATCTGCAAACATCTACAGTGTTAGATTTCTAGTGTGTAGAGAGaggtcacgtgcacactcaggcccttcagtGCTGGTTCCGCTTGGTGCTAAAAGCCTAAGGGAGACGCCACCCCCAAAATTCCAAGTAGTAAGGCAATACAGGCTAGCACACACagcgagttaaaccggggtcatacccctggtgcaTTTATTGCGTCAGATTTCTAGTATGGTCAGTTCCGTCCTAGAAATGAAAGTAGCACTatatcctttaataaatggtctATTACCAGGTAGcatcaacaaaatatttttgtatcatTTTCCAATATGTGCTATAGTAGTTTACAGCATGaagcatacattttttattttactgttaacTCCATTATCAAATTTACCTACAGTGTTGAAATCTGTACCAACACGGACAACAAATCTCCCTTAAATATTTTGTCCTGGCAAAACCATCGGTGAGAAAACATACAAGgccctttgttttccgaagtcgtccaaagctTCCTTGTTGGGCAATTATTAGAATATAAAGAGTCGCAACCTTTTCCAACTGAATTTTTACTTTGTTcctgtgggaaagcatttttgaGAGACTTTGTCGTCCACGGTAGCACAGATTTAACTGTGGGTGACAAATTTTCCCATATGCTATTAAAAAGGGGGTTTATTTAGTCAGCAATTTAATCTTACAGTgtctgtgtgtaaatgtgtgtacaTTATCCATAAGGAAATGGTACATTCAGGGGACAAAAAAGTGCTTAATTTAAACAGTTTACCAATTTGTTCTCCTGCTTCGTTATTCTCATAATCTTCCTCCTGTCCAGCTTCTTCTTTTGACTTCCTGAGAGAATCTGGTGGCCACCGTAACTCCCCACTCTCTAAATTAATCAAATCAGTTGGTTCCACCACAATAGATGGTAACCTTCCCCTCATCTTTACTGGAACTTCTTCCTCTTCACTGGGATCTGGgaaaatctgagtaaaaaatACGTCAGACAGAAGGGGACAAAACATATATAGGAATGTTAATAAGAGGCAGTTATTAAAAACAGTGCAGAAACAACCTATGCTATAACTagtgcttatttttacatttctatatATCTGGCACCCATTATTTCCATGTAGTCATTTTAACCAACCTGAATGCCCATTTGCTACCCTAGGCCCAGggctttgtggccttcccacaaatctgggcctgttcaATACAAGCCTATTTAATATAGAAAGCTACTGGTGAGCAAAATCTGACTATAATGTTTATACTGCATCTTctagttacttttttttctgctgcacatACAGCTATCTAAGCTACTAATTTGTATTGATGATTGCCATTCACAGGCTGAAAGCTGCGGACATGGTCCTTCTGGACCAAGTTGACAGGTTACTAGCCTGTGTATGGTGTCACCCCATAGGCCTGTCCAACTTATAGCTGCCCAAAAACCGACCAGATATTGTTCAGAGTCAGGATTCCTCCAATCAGCAGTGGGAGCAGGCTTTTTATTGATCCTGTCCCTATCAACTCAGGGCCTGAGCAAACATGTTCTAAAggttagggcaggggtccccaaccttctttacccgtaagccacattcaaatgttaacagagttggggagtaacacatgtatcgatgttactgttcctaaaaGGGTAAGGCTCATAGATAATCCCATCACTTTATATGGATATTACTTCCTTCCCCACCTCTTAAGGTGTACAGAagactaaaggaacagtaacaccataaagtgaaaatgtactttttttatttgaagtttgTATCTGTCGATCAACTATTTTCACATAAACAGTTTATTTGCTTCAAATGTCCTATTAGGgtggtcaaatacaagagtcctctgcactcaacccattatcaatatatttaagacagagacattttgtgcatactgctactgaaaaatgccttaccctttaaacaaaacagggattgtttgtccatatattgcaatatatttaagctggccaactacgtcaaagtcatcccatatctggccagtcctatgctcaattttatctgattcattaagaattctattgcttcattatacattttacaaagggactaggttttacctgcaacttacttgctgctttcaaagtaaacccccatacttggctgcccttttattagacaccagagggatcacctgactatagctgggaagggtgggagctacaacatggagctggtcactgctcctgtataactataacaaacaagggaaagttgtgctcaccactattgtggtgagcacaactttcccttgtctattagggtggtggcagactgggagattagtcaaccagggacaaatcttctctacttcgggcgactaatctccccgaattgccagcgggatggcatacgaatcactTTGAATTCCCGAAggcgcctgaagttgcctcacttcctcgcatttggggagattagttgccctcgtgacaaatctccccatctgccaccacccttaaaaatAAGTTTTCATTCTGTAGTACTGTAGAGAGCCATGAATAGCATTTGAAGTCTGTTTATTTTGTAAGAAGTAAGCCCATTGTATTCTGCTGAGCTTTTCTTCAATATAAACATTAGCCCTTTGCCCTATTCAGCTTGACTGTCTgatcccatggctacacagaagctcactaggaaacttcgggcgacttcagaaaacaaagtgtcgcgagtgccatgccgcaggcgttttgtcattgtagcaggcggaagacatggggaagcagtttcgggaagattagtcaccccaaagaagaggcaattagtcgcctgccgactaaatctccccgaatctcaaagtgtgtccttacccttatataaactacagtcatgtttctgaagcaaatctgaatcattttttttacccctgctttcattttttcttgttaCTTGGCCTTTATCAGTAACCCCACCTCCTTCCCAACCTGCACGGTGTGCCATATTGTTGCGTTCAAGGAAGATGTCATAGTATAACACTAGCAGTTTTTTAGTACCTGGAAAGGGAGACGGCTGTCACTGTGTTTCAGAGCTATCTCATCCAGGCTGTGAATTACTTCATTTACTGCCTCCTCCACAGGCAGGCGGAGAACTGATGCTTCATTCATGATCTATCCTGCATATGTTAAAAGAAAATACTTAAAGATACATTTTACCTTAATAATTCAGCATTTGGAGTTCATTTACATACCACAACTGCAATTGCTGTCACGCAAAGATATCCACAGTTTTTATGCTTGAATCtatgccatttattaaaaatatgtgtgtctaaagccactccttgcacttccacataGTTGCACAGAGTTTCTATTTGTTTGTCCTACCTGTTTTAAAGAACTGTGCATTAATGCTCCTAAACCTCCTATTGATGTTGGGGTTCCCTCAGTGTGTTTAGTCAATAGACTACAAAggtagcagaccctgcagctgcaaaattaatttgctgtggggcccagtaacatctagttacacatCTAAGCACAACAAATTTGTGCCTAAAATATTGCATGCTAACACTGTTTTAACACCACATGCTGAAAGTGTCACCATCCCCACTAACAACATTTTTAGCTGGTTTACAAATGACCTGTAGCACAATTACAGGTATTTTTGTTATTTGATGTAATCAGGGAAAGTGCAAAGCTGTGCTCCATTGCAATGATGCTTGAATCATGCTatgaaactagggttgccacctgtccgattttgacccggacagcccggtattttgaggggctggccgggtctatacttcctgcccggttttcccttgattgacatggtgatcagccaatcgctgatcgctgtgtcatagccccgcccactgatgtcatggGCCCGTCCACTGCCGTCATAgcccgcccactgacatcacgggtccgcccactgacatcacagacacgcccccCCCCATGcctggtctcagccagacataaaggtgtcaaccctataagaaatgctgcattgtaggttaaaaaaaaatgtgactttccaATGCACTTGATCTCCTAAATGAGCCctcatatgttttaaataaataaaggtattCCACTCAAAACAGGATATTGTTTGATAAAGtaaaacagattttgttaaaaTTTTTGCAGAATATGCAGTATTGTGTATCACACAAATACAAAATCCCATGTGtggaatgtttttcttttgtattgtaAGCCATAATGCCAGCTTATGCTAGCTCCAGGCTAAAACTGCATGAGACTGGATCAGGTGTGCCACCAAGTCATTATTGTAAATCTATTACACACATAACACTTAATGCAAATTTAAGATAAAGAAGTAATGCTTTGTTATTTGGATTGCCTGAGCCCTGCTGTTTACAGAacacttataatatatattagttacatacatacagtagtcacatagttaaattgggttgaaaaaggccaaactccatcaagttcaaccccctctTCAGCCCagcgcacatacatacacacacactcacactaacccctccatacactcacataaactatacagggtcggactagggggcCCAGGGCCCGATTGCGCACATGGCAGGAAGAACTTCAGAAGTGCAGGGTgaggatctgggccggcgggcccacaagagccaggggcccaccgggttttttcccggtgtcccatcaGCCCTGCACTAATatgtatattaattgtagattttagtatcacattaGCCTTTGTTATTATGCTTATTTATGAAACCATCTAAGCCACTCGTAaaagcattaaagagatactgacattaaaaaataaccttttttattttgtatcataacattgtctttaaatgctatttataattttgccataaaagtatttgcctgatgcttttacatttattttcttactaccctgttcctctatgaggggactgccatatttgtgcagcagtagtcggttagcattagaaaccctaactgacaggttaagaagggacagtcaggtttgtaATACAGTCAggttaggaacttcaagtgacaattacttacaaaagcaacatcagtgaaaaacgatcaacatgacctataggtaacaacaccacccggcagtgcattccacaacctctctGTCCTTActctgaagaaccacctatgttgcttcaaatgaaagttctgttcctgtaATCTAAAGGGTTTGTCTCTGGTACATTGAGCATTTTCATTGGACAAAACAACCCCTACTACACAGTCTACCCTGATAATTTTATTCTTGCAACCCATTAACCAGTTTACTTGCAcgcctctgcactctctccagctcatttataactGGAGCCCAAAACGCAATgaatactcaaggtgaggccttaacAGAGACATAGAAagaggcaaaatatttttttttcatcccttgagttaatgccatttttatgcaagactgtactttatttgctttagttgccacATAATGGCACTATCTGGAATTCGACAACTTGTTATGCAAAGAAATCCTCAGATCAATTAAGGATACCCCTTCTCAATTAAGGACACAACCATTtagtacataaccttgcatttattaacattaaacctcattttccagtttgctgcccaggtttctaatttagtcaaatcactctgcaaagtggcagcatccttcatAGAActaatagttctgcacaatttagtatcatcagcaaaaataggaacagtactttcaatgccaacctctaggtcattaataaacaagttaaaaatcaAAGCACCAAGGACAGACCCTTATAGTACTTCACTAACAACAcgtgtccaattagaaaatgttccatttaccgctgctctttgtaatctatccttcagccatgtctctatccaagtacaaatattgtgCTCCAGGCCAGTGTTTCTTGATGTAACCATTAACCTTCCATGTGGGAGAGTTTCAAATGCTTTAGAAACATCTAAGTAGATAACATCTGctgctatcccagagtcaaggttcctgcttACCTCctagtaaaaggcaaataaattcgttTGGCAAGATcttttacacataaaaccatactggcactCATAGTATAGTTGTTCCCACCCTATGGggcatagaaaaaaaacttggggaGAGTCCCAGCCCTTAACAAAAATGGAAGTTCGTTGAGAGTTTTTTTCTTGATGTTCCCTGTACCTACACATAACTAAGGCTCCTTAATTTGACAGTGTGCTTGATTGGATACAGTGAAATCTTCAAAATTAAATGAAACCTCCACTCAGGCTTATGGAGTAGTAACTAAGTAGTAATTAaaaggttagagagctgcaaaggctATTAATTTAGATATCtgctcattccagcctttatagattacatttttggctaactaatattttttttatttcgcacagcctatttactgttcctttaagcacctaAGTAGAAATGTCTGTCGTTAAATAGGGCCCAGAAGCTTGGAGGACCTGAACaaccaaatacaggtattggatataTTATGCTcaatgtttgggatctggggtttctgCACAAGTggcctttctgaaatttggagcaCCATGCCTTAAGACTACTACTAAATTTAAGCATTACAAACCCCCTTAGGATTGCTTTTGTATCAATATAGATTTATTCTAGCTTAGTTAACAAgcagttttacagagaaaaaaaaatcattggttatactgtataactgtactGGTTTTTaagctttctggacaatagatcccatactgatATAATATTATTCATGCCTTTGTTGTATCTGGCATTTAATGGAGAGTAAGCACAAACACAAACAACTTTTGCCTTTGTcctgtaacctatagcaaccaatcatcatttAGCCGTTACTATACACCAAAGCATTTGCTATTTGCTTCCTGGAGTATGACAAACTAGTTAGAAAGTGAGTTGAGGGTTTCTTTTGCTATACTAGATACCCCTTGAATGCCTATTAAATGCTGTACTCCAGTGGGAGGGGCTCAATCCAAAAACCAATGGTTTGGAACTAGTAAAAACAGCCAAAGTAACCATTGCTGAACAGGCAAGTTTTAGATTTACTCGTATATCGGAACATAAAATGTAAATTCACGAACACTACTGTGTTTGTGATCTACAATTAAATGTGGATGACAACAGTCTTTAGTAATAAACTAATAGTTATAATAATGACTCACCGGGTTGCTCATATTATTAGCTTTCCTGTTTTTCTTACAGTCCATTTAGTCTTGAAAAAGCCTAATTCTACATTTAATAACCCCTGAATAGTACACATTGTTGTcgatattaaaaaacaaacaaacaaacagattttAGGATTTTTCCTGAATTTGCACAGGTGGTCATGTTTTGGTTCTACATATAGTCATAGTTCTATGATGTTGTGCCTTAATTAGAATGATAAATACCCCTACGCATGTTTGTGTGCTAGTTGTTACATGTTAATTACATGTTTATTAAATGTCCCTCTGCCCTTTCTCTAGGATATGGTGCATGTTGGTAGCTGTGATGAAATCTATTATTAGATTAGATTATTATAGGTTTTTAGTGATATTGCGTACCTCTCAGTGGCTGCACAGTCTCATGCTGGAAGCTGGTAGATCTCTATTCAGCTGCTTTGCTGCCTTAAGACGCTCTGTCCTTGGACTGGTCTAATCCTTATTTTCCCATCATTCCTATGCTGTCATTCATGCTTCTGCCACTTGAACACAATCCTAACCCAAAAACACCCAGCATTTCGTTgtactttttgttattttgtttcaaATTGAATTATACCTTCCCTATTCACTATTTAATTTGGAAGAGAATGGTCATTTGGTAAACGATCCAAGGGATTATAAATTTAAGATCTATTTAAACTATTCTCTTTGCCTAATAATACTATTGCTGTACCGGTTTCATTTATATACTTTTCTCAAAGGAGAAGCAACTGCTAATACACTGATGGAAGTCAATATGTTAGGCAACCCCCAGTGTATGAAATCTCTAATTGCTcctattctgaaaaaaatgtaccgGTCTAGGGGTATTTCTAACTAGACACCGTGTAGCCAATTCACTAGTCTTTCCCAAGGCTCTATGCTGTCTAGTTAGACTTGTCTATGTGCAGTGTAGTAAAATCTGAAAATGGTATTAAAGTGCATATGCACAAATCTAGAAGTCTGAAGAGAGTGCAAGTGAGCTTTGGGAAATACTAGTTGGCAGCATGGTGGTTAGTTAAAAAGATCTCCATACTGCATTGTGATGAACATATATAACTACACATTATTGTATTGATTTTTGATCAACTGATGCAAAGTAGATGACCTTACCTAAGTGCATGCCTGCAAGCATTTTTGATCATGCTATAAAAACCTTAGATTGCAAGATCTACTGGGTATGGGACTGTTGTCCGTGGttcataatctctgtaaaatgtgATGGTACTATGTAAATATAGGATAATAATATTCATCTGTACAGGCAGCAGACAAAGGCTTTGTGGAATGGGACTGCCGCTGAGCTTAGAGGCCCCTGGGCAACATGCTGAGCATCACCATCTTGCAGTCTAGTAGCAATGCTGAACACAAGTTAAGTGCTTGTGTATGAAAATTTATTTTAGTATTGCTCAATGTATGAAACCATAATCACTAAGCTTTGTCAGGCTCATACAACAAATGTTGCTCACAGCTGATTCCATGCAAATCCTGAGGCATTCAAAATTGCAATAGGGCCCTGGGACAGCTAAGGGACGGGAGTTTGCCAGTTTGTTATAAAAGACAGAAAGTCTTTCTGGTAAACAGTGTCAGAGTGGCCATCGGACAACGGAAAAAAAATGGTGGGGTTTTTTGGACTGCAGAAGGAAACTGAAAGTCTCCATGAAAACCTATGCAGACATGGAGAGACTGTCAACTCCTTGCATCATGTTCTGGTCAGAATACCAAAATACCAGAACTGTAGCATGTTCTGATTCCATGATAActgcttaaaggtatactgtcatccaaaaacatgtttttttcaaaacgcatcagttaatagtgctactccagcagaattctgcactgaaatccatttctcaaaagagcaaacagatttttttatattcaattttgaaatctgagatggggctagacattttgtcaatttcccagctgcccctggtcatgtgacttgtgcctgcactttaggagagaaatgctttctgtcaggctgctgttttttccttctcaatgtaactgaatgtgtctcagtgggacatgggtttttactattgagtgctgttcttagatctaccaggcagctgttatcttgtgttagggagctgttatctggttaccttcccattgttcttttttttggctgctgggtgaaaagggagggggtgatatcactccaacttgcagtacagcagtaaagagtgattgaagtttatcagagcacaagtcacatgacttggggcagctgggaaattgacaaaatgtctagccccatgtcagatttcaaaattgaatataaaaaaatctttttgctcttttgagaaatggatttcagtgcagaattctgctggagtagcactattaacttattcattttgaaatgtttttttcccatgacagtatccctttaagtattaaatGCCAAACTTGTGCTTACGTGAACTAATGCACAGTACAAATCTGAGAAGTTAGATCCAGTTGTGTATAGctatcaactagggatgcaccgaatacactatccttcgcgaaagattctgccgaataccgaaccgaaaccaaacctaatttgcatatggggaaaacattttttacttccttgttttctgataaaaattcatgtgatttccctctctgcccttaatttgcatatgcaaattcggatttgattcggcctaaccgaatcctggatttggtgcatccctactatcaacTACCCATAATTTACAGGTGTAATTCTTCAATGACTGCATAGTTACCTATGGATATTGAAAATGGGTGCTTGTAGCACAATTTCAATGCAATAATCTTGCTCTACATAATACCAGACAGTATTCTCCCTTTG
Proteins encoded in this region:
- the LOC108708561 gene encoding protein LBH, yielding MNEASVLRLPVEEAVNEVIHSLDEIALKHSDSRLPFQIFPDPSEEEEVPVKMRGRLPSIVVEPTDLINLESGELRWPPDSLRKSKEEAGQEEDYENNEAGEQIDTTIQEGTETPESEPM